One genomic window of Streptococcus mitis includes the following:
- a CDS encoding LexA family transcriptional regulator produces MFSPTKLKEKRESQGLSQSQLASSLGISRASYFNWESGKTKPNQNNLSKLSEIFNVDPRYFESEYEIVETYLKLTEKNQKATLHYAKDLLNNQNSKVVEVSERFAYKVYEKLSAGTGTAYFDDGNYDTVYFNHQFDYDFASWVFGNSMEPTYENGSVALIKQTGFDYDGAIYAIDWDGQTYIKKVYREENGLRLVSLNRNYSDKFAPYDENPRIIGKIVGNFIPLED; encoded by the coding sequence ATGTTTTCACCTACTAAATTAAAAGAAAAAAGAGAGAGTCAGGGCTTATCTCAATCTCAACTTGCATCCAGTTTGGGAATTAGTAGAGCTTCGTACTTTAATTGGGAATCAGGTAAAACAAAACCGAATCAAAATAATCTAAGCAAATTGAGTGAGATTTTTAATGTAGACCCTCGATATTTTGAATCAGAGTATGAAATAGTAGAAACTTATCTCAAGCTAACTGAAAAGAATCAAAAAGCGACACTTCATTATGCAAAAGACTTATTGAACAATCAAAACTCTAAAGTTGTAGAAGTTTCTGAACGATTTGCTTATAAGGTCTATGAAAAATTATCAGCTGGTACAGGAACAGCTTATTTTGATGATGGTAATTACGATACAGTTTACTTCAATCATCAATTTGATTATGACTTTGCATCATGGGTGTTTGGTAATTCAATGGAACCGACATATGAAAATGGTTCTGTAGCCCTTATTAAGCAAACAGGATTTGATTATGATGGAGCTATTTATGCGATAGATTGGGATGGTCAAACCTATATTAAGAAAGTATATCGTGAAGAAAATGGACTTCGTTTAGTTTCACTCAATCGGAACTATTCAGATAAGTTTGCACCTTATGATGAGAATCCTCGCATTATAGGGAAAATCGTTGGGAACTTTATTCCTTTAGAGGACTAA
- a CDS encoding Y-family DNA polymerase: protein MSWFDYSLEPKSDIAFIDMKSFYASVECVDRGLHPLKTSLCVMSRADNSAGLILASSPMFKKVFGKSNVGRSYDLPFDVKTRKFSYYNARKQGLPTTIDYVRYIEEWAKSTVIVPPRMDTYIAVNMEIQKIFQDFAAPDDIYPYSIDEGFIDLTSSLNYFVPDRRISRKDKLDIISAAIQKKIWRKTGIYSTVGMSNSNPLLAKLALDNEAKKTPTMRANWSYEDVEKKVWTISKMTDFWGIGNRMEKRLHGLGIFSIKELAKANPDLIKKELGIMGLELWFHANGIDESNVHKPYKPKSKGIGNSQVLPRDYIKQRDIEIILREMAEQVAVRLRRAGKKATVVSIHLGYSKVEQKRSIHTQMKIEPTNQTALLTNYVLKLFHTKYTSGAIRNVAVNYSSLVDESFGLISLFDDIEKIEKEERLQSAIDAIRTEFGFTSLLKGNALDQASRTIARSKLIGGHSAGGLDGLK from the coding sequence ATGAGTTGGTTTGATTATAGTCTCGAACCTAAAAGTGACATTGCCTTTATTGATATGAAATCTTTTTACGCAAGTGTAGAATGTGTAGATAGAGGCCTGCATCCACTTAAGACTTCACTTTGTGTTATGAGTCGTGCAGATAATTCTGCTGGTTTAATCCTTGCTTCCTCTCCTATGTTTAAAAAGGTATTTGGGAAATCAAATGTTGGACGTTCCTATGATTTACCATTTGATGTAAAGACTCGAAAATTTTCTTACTATAATGCTAGAAAACAAGGCTTACCGACAACGATAGATTATGTTCGTTATATAGAAGAATGGGCAAAATCAACAGTGATTGTTCCTCCGAGAATGGATACTTATATTGCAGTCAATATGGAGATTCAAAAAATCTTTCAAGATTTTGCGGCACCAGACGATATTTATCCCTACTCAATTGATGAAGGATTTATTGATTTAACCAGTTCATTAAATTATTTTGTGCCAGATAGAAGAATTAGTAGGAAAGATAAATTAGATATTATTTCGGCTGCTATTCAAAAAAAGATTTGGAGAAAAACAGGAATCTATTCAACTGTAGGCATGTCTAATTCCAATCCCTTATTAGCTAAGTTAGCACTAGATAATGAAGCTAAAAAAACTCCGACAATGAGAGCCAATTGGTCCTATGAGGATGTCGAAAAGAAAGTATGGACTATTTCTAAAATGACAGATTTCTGGGGAATTGGAAATCGGATGGAGAAGAGATTACATGGTTTAGGCATCTTTTCGATTAAAGAATTGGCAAAGGCTAATCCTGACTTGATTAAAAAAGAGCTTGGGATTATGGGACTAGAGTTATGGTTTCATGCCAATGGGATTGATGAAAGCAATGTTCATAAACCTTATAAGCCAAAATCAAAAGGAATAGGGAACTCGCAAGTTTTACCTAGAGATTATATAAAGCAAAGAGATATTGAAATTATACTTCGTGAAATGGCAGAACAAGTTGCGGTTAGATTGAGAAGAGCAGGTAAAAAAGCAACAGTAGTTTCTATACACTTGGGGTATTCTAAAGTGGAACAGAAGCGGTCTATTCATACTCAAATGAAGATTGAACCGACCAATCAAACAGCACTGCTGACAAACTATGTTTTAAAGTTATTTCACACTAAATATACTTCCGGGGCTATCAGGAATGTGGCAGTGAATTATTCCAGTTTAGTGGATGAATCCTTTGGATTGATTTCATTATTTGATGATATTGAAAAAATAGAAAAAGAAGAAAGGCTCCAGTCCGCAATCGATGCTATTCGAACAGAATTTGGTTTTACTTCACTTTTGAAAGGAAATGCCTTAGATCAAGCTTCTAGAACAATTGCAAGAAGTAAACTCATTGGTGGTCATTCAGCTGGAGGATTAGATGGACTAAAATGA
- a CDS encoding DUF5960 family protein, whose amino-acid sequence MNRKELYDDKLQLDYFSDSYLRFESDFYKYSALDIPLTFITDDILRTMAMSQKHYFKLNKSKSLDGRDHYFVFSIKMNKDSSGIRQYEYQRHCFSL is encoded by the coding sequence ATGAATCGTAAAGAATTATATGATGATAAATTACAGCTGGATTATTTTTCTGATTCTTATTTACGGTTTGAGTCAGATTTTTACAAATATTCCGCTCTAGATATACCATTAACATTTATCACTGATGATATTTTACGCACAATGGCTATGTCTCAAAAACATTATTTTAAACTTAACAAAAGCAAATCTTTAGACGGTCGTGACCATTATTTTGTTTTTTCTATCAAGATGAACAAAGACAGTAGTGGCATTAGACAGTATGAATATCAGAGACATTGTTTTAGTTTGTAA
- a CDS encoding SAG1252 family conjugative relaxosome accessory protein — MSEQYRDIRKEVNLTANELEMIEVIMKNKGFKHFSPFARNKLLEEEFEMTAEKWFALWQSQKLEQISRDVHDVLIIAQSEHQVTQDHVSILLTCVQELIKEVGNSIPLSQDFRDKYMR, encoded by the coding sequence ATGTCAGAACAATACAGAGACATTCGCAAAGAGGTTAATTTAACCGCAAATGAATTGGAAATGATTGAAGTGATAATGAAAAATAAGGGATTTAAACATTTTTCGCCCTTTGCTCGAAATAAATTGCTGGAGGAAGAGTTTGAAATGACTGCTGAAAAGTGGTTTGCCCTCTGGCAATCCCAAAAACTAGAACAAATCAGTCGTGACGTTCATGATGTTTTAATAATAGCACAGTCCGAACATCAAGTTACCCAAGATCATGTATCTATTCTCTTAACCTGCGTACAGGAGCTGATTAAAGAAGTTGGAAACTCCATTCCCCTCAGCCAAGACTTCCGTGATAAATACATGAGGTGA
- a CDS encoding MobC family plasmid mobilization relaxosome protein, which yields MEHRYRTNLKKVFLSDSELSQLKHCIDQSGCQSFSEYARRTLLDPGMNFITIDTTGYQNLIFELKRIGNNINQIARSINYSNLITEVELNELRKGIEELIVEVEKDFLIQSEKLRKFYGHH from the coding sequence ATGGAACATCGTTACCGAACCAATCTCAAGAAAGTGTTTCTGTCTGATAGCGAATTGAGTCAGTTGAAACATTGTATCGACCAAAGCGGTTGTCAATCTTTTTCAGAATATGCTCGACGAACCCTACTTGACCCTGGCATGAATTTCATCACCATTGATACAACTGGTTATCAAAATTTGATTTTTGAATTAAAACGAATCGGAAATAATATTAATCAAATAGCCAGAAGCATAAATTATTCGAATTTAATAACGGAAGTTGAGTTAAATGAATTGAGAAAAGGTATAGAAGAGTTAATAGTAGAAGTGGAGAAAGATTTTCTTATTCAATCTGAAAAATTGAGGAAATTTTATGGTCATCACTAA
- a CDS encoding SAG1250 family conjugative relaxase, translated as MVITKHFAIHGKNYRSKLIKYILNPSKTKNLALVSDFGMRNYLDFPSYKELVKMYNDNFLSNDGLYEFRHDRQEVNQRKIHSHHIIQSFAPDDHLTPEQINRIGYETVKELTGGRFRFIVATHVDKGHIHNHIILNSIDQNSDKKFLWNYKSERNLRMVSDRLSKIAGAKIIENRYSHRQYEVYRKTNYKYEIKQRVYFLIENSKNFEDFRKKAKALHLKIDFRHKHVTFFMTDSNMKQVIRDDKLNRKQPYNETYFKQKFVQREIINILEFLLPKMKNMNELIQQAEFFDLKIIPKEKHVLFEFNGIKLSEQELGKTNQYSVSYFQDYFNNKNETFVLDNKNLVELYNKEKLIKEKELPTEEVLWKSYQDFKRNRDTVHEFEVELNLNQIEEVVDDGIYIKVQFGIRQEGLIFVPNIQINMEEEKVKVFLRETSSYYVYHKDSAEKNRFMKGKTLIRQFNVQYEPQYMYRRIPLSKIKEKIEQLDFLISEENSPNDFEDITNDFIAQISYLENMIEQVQNKINDLTNLEEVLLNDTTNSSSNLENSIQGKSSVDIIEKDLYFYKGRIEKLKEQHREAINLFEMFNKTIKKYKKKQNMKSIEENEIHLE; from the coding sequence ATGGTCATCACTAAACACTTTGCGATTCATGGAAAAAATTATCGTAGTAAACTAATCAAATATATTTTGAATCCAAGTAAAACAAAAAATCTAGCACTAGTTTCAGATTTTGGTATGAGAAATTATTTAGATTTTCCTAGTTATAAAGAACTAGTGAAGATGTACAATGATAATTTTTTAAGTAATGATGGTCTTTATGAATTTCGTCATGATAGGCAAGAAGTAAATCAACGAAAAATTCATTCTCATCATATCATTCAGTCTTTTGCTCCAGATGACCATCTTACTCCCGAACAAATCAATCGGATTGGTTATGAGACAGTTAAAGAGTTGACAGGAGGTAGATTTCGTTTTATCGTAGCAACACATGTCGATAAAGGTCATATCCACAATCACATCATTCTAAATTCAATTGATCAGAATTCTGATAAAAAGTTTCTATGGAATTATAAGTCAGAACGTAATCTACGAATGGTTTCAGATCGTCTCTCAAAAATTGCAGGTGCAAAGATTATAGAAAATCGTTATTCGCATCGTCAGTATGAAGTTTATCGAAAAACCAATTACAAATATGAAATAAAACAACGAGTATATTTTCTAATAGAGAACTCGAAAAATTTTGAAGATTTCAGGAAAAAAGCAAAAGCTTTACATTTAAAAATTGATTTTAGACACAAGCATGTTACTTTTTTTATGACTGATTCAAATATGAAACAAGTCATACGTGATGATAAATTGAATAGAAAACAACCTTATAATGAAACTTATTTTAAGCAAAAGTTTGTTCAAAGGGAAATTATAAACATCTTAGAATTTCTACTTCCGAAAATGAAGAATATGAATGAATTGATTCAACAAGCAGAATTTTTTGACTTAAAAATAATTCCGAAAGAAAAACATGTTCTATTTGAATTTAATGGGATTAAGCTTTCAGAGCAGGAATTGGGAAAAACGAATCAGTACAGTGTTAGTTATTTTCAAGACTATTTTAATAACAAAAATGAAACTTTTGTCTTAGATAATAAAAATTTAGTTGAACTTTACAATAAAGAAAAGCTAATTAAAGAAAAAGAGTTGCCGACAGAAGAGGTGTTATGGAAATCCTATCAAGATTTCAAGAGAAATAGGGATACTGTTCATGAGTTTGAAGTAGAGTTGAATCTTAATCAAATAGAAGAAGTAGTAGACGATGGAATTTACATTAAGGTACAGTTTGGTATCCGACAAGAAGGACTTATTTTTGTACCAAATATTCAAATCAATATGGAAGAAGAAAAAGTTAAAGTATTTCTCAGAGAAACTAGTTCTTACTATGTATATCATAAAGATTCAGCAGAAAAAAATCGCTTTATGAAAGGTAAAACTTTGATTAGGCAATTTAATGTTCAGTATGAACCGCAGTATATGTATAGAAGAATTCCTCTAAGCAAAATTAAAGAAAAAATAGAACAATTAGATTTTCTTATATCTGAGGAAAATAGTCCGAATGATTTTGAAGATATAACAAATGATTTCATTGCCCAAATATCATATCTAGAGAATATGATTGAACAAGTTCAAAATAAAATTAATGATTTAACTAATTTAGAAGAAGTATTGTTGAATGATACGACAAATAGTTCTAGCAATTTAGAAAATAGTATTCAAGGTAAAAGTTCAGTAGATATAATAGAGAAGGATTTATACTTCTATAAAGGAAGAATTGAAAAACTGAAGGAACAACATAGAGAAGCAATAAATTTATTTGAAATGTTTAATAAAACAATAAAGAAATATAAGAAAAAACAAAATATGAAATCTATTGAGGAAAATGAGATACATTTAGAGTAA
- a CDS encoding helix-turn-helix domain-containing protein — MLKRIRDLREDDDLTQEYIAKIVLNCTRSSYSKMEAGSRLISINDLIKLADFYKVSLDYLVGRVDNKEDHYSKK, encoded by the coding sequence ATGTTGAAAAGGATTAGAGATTTACGTGAAGATGATGATTTGACACAAGAATATATTGCGAAAATCGTTTTGAATTGTACAAGATCATCTTATTCTAAAATGGAAGCTGGTAGCAGGCTAATCTCTATAAATGACCTTATCAAACTTGCAGATTTTTATAAGGTGAGTCTAGATTACCTTGTAGGTCGAGTGGATAATAAAGAAGACCATTACTCCAAAAAGTAG
- a CDS encoding IS1182 family transposase, whose translation MHIHYNTNQTTLPLEISSLLLQDHLVFTIEKVVNTLEDSHFHAFYHAFGRPSYHPKMLVSALLFAYSQGIFSGRKIEKMMIENLAMQYLTGQLIVSYRTINRFRVAEGMEELIRNLFIDLNLRLKMEELVILDCLFIDGTKIEANANKYSFVWKKATEKFSAKLQEQIQVYFQEEITPLIHQAIELDTQDPISSEQLLAFAQVLEEELEKLNQGIEETPVKGKDERKTQRRKLKKVLRKVKDDFSVRAEKYENYQETFQGRNSFSKTDPDATFMRMKEDYMKNGQLKAAYNLQIATENQFVLHYDVFSNPTDTKTLLPFLETYPHDLKTVVADAGYGSEENLLRLDEKKVNHLIKYAMFDKEQKRGYKQSARNLANWHYDDKEDSYTHPEGWYYRFHHIKHQKTQTGFQQEIKVYYADEPESAPQKGLYMNERYQNLKAKECQVLLSPEGRQIFSQRKIDVEPVFGQIKACLGYKRCNLRGKRQVRIDMGLVLMANNLLKYNKRTTQN comes from the coding sequence ATGCATATTCACTATAACACAAATCAAACAACTTTACCACTAGAAATCAGTTCTTTATTGCTTCAAGATCATCTCGTCTTTACTATTGAAAAAGTGGTGAATACCTTGGAAGATAGTCACTTCCATGCCTTCTATCATGCCTTTGGTCGCCCGTCTTATCACCCTAAAATGCTTGTATCTGCTCTTCTATTTGCCTATTCACAAGGAATTTTCTCTGGTCGAAAAATTGAAAAAATGATGATTGAAAATCTGGCTATGCAGTACCTAACAGGACAGTTGATTGTCAGCTATCGCACCATCAATCGTTTTCGTGTAGCTGAAGGGATGGAAGAACTCATTCGTAATCTTTTCATTGACCTCAATCTTCGTTTAAAAATGGAAGAGTTAGTGATCTTAGATTGCTTGTTTATTGATGGGACTAAGATTGAAGCTAATGCCAACAAGTATAGTTTCGTGTGGAAGAAAGCGACAGAGAAATTCTCCGCCAAACTTCAAGAACAGATACAAGTCTATTTTCAAGAAGAAATCACTCCCCTTATCCATCAAGCTATCGAACTGGATACACAAGATCCTATCTCCTCAGAGCAGTTGCTTGCATTCGCTCAAGTCCTTGAAGAAGAATTGGAAAAACTGAACCAGGGCATTGAGGAGACACCCGTTAAAGGAAAGGATGAACGTAAAACCCAGCGTCGTAAACTCAAGAAAGTCTTGCGTAAAGTCAAGGATGATTTTTCAGTACGTGCTGAAAAATATGAGAACTATCAGGAGACATTTCAAGGGCGTAACAGTTTTTCCAAAACCGATCCAGATGCTACTTTTATGCGCATGAAAGAAGATTATATGAAAAATGGCCAACTCAAGGCTGCTTATAATCTTCAAATCGCTACTGAAAACCAATTTGTTCTTCACTATGATGTCTTCTCAAATCCGACAGACACTAAAACTCTTCTGCCATTCCTTGAAACCTATCCGCATGACTTGAAGACAGTTGTCGCAGATGCTGGATATGGAAGTGAAGAGAACCTCCTTCGTTTAGATGAAAAGAAGGTGAACCATCTGATTAAATATGCCATGTTTGATAAGGAACAGAAGAGAGGGTATAAACAGTCAGCTAGAAACTTAGCGAATTGGCACTATGATGACAAGGAGGATAGCTACACGCATCCTGAAGGGTGGTACTATCGTTTTCACCATATCAAACATCAGAAAACACAGACGGGCTTTCAACAGGAAATCAAGGTTTACTACGCTGATGAACCTGAATCAGCCCCTCAAAAGGGACTGTATATGAACGAACGCTATCAAAACTTGAAAGCTAAAGAATGTCAGGTGCTTTTATCTCCCGAAGGTAGACAGATTTTCTCTCAACGTAAGATTGATGTGGAACCTGTCTTTGGGCAGATAAAGGCTTGTTTGGGTTACAAGAGATGTAATCTGAGAGGGAAGCGTCAAGTGAGAATTGACATGGGACTAGTACTCATGGCCAATAACCTCCTAAAATACAATAAGAGAACGACTCAAAATTAA
- a CDS encoding helix-turn-helix domain-containing protein, whose amino-acid sequence MKTSDMIKELCNKKNISISELARRIGQTPQYFRKKLKRDTVSLEEMKQIGDVLEVTFEQSFILPDGEQIKTSNESEC is encoded by the coding sequence GTGAAAACATCCGATATGATTAAAGAGTTATGTAATAAAAAGAATATAAGTATATCTGAACTTGCCAGAAGGATTGGACAGACTCCTCAGTACTTTAGAAAGAAACTTAAAAGGGATACGGTTTCACTTGAGGAAATGAAACAGATAGGGGATGTGTTGGAAGTTACATTTGAGCAATCTTTTATTCTGCCTGATGGTGAACAGATAAAAACAAGTAACGAAAGTGAATGTTAG
- a CDS encoding DUF7662 domain-containing protein, with the protein MDEEPVEKEKFSKLKQYLEECGKTELTLSFADIECIIGCTLCKSAYNYSAYWAPSPTHTMPNTILAAGYKVASVDLIGKSLMLQRQ; encoded by the coding sequence ATGGACGAAGAGCCAGTAGAAAAGGAAAAATTTTCAAAACTGAAACAGTACCTCGAAGAATGTGGAAAGACTGAACTTACATTATCCTTCGCAGATATTGAGTGCATTATTGGATGTACTCTCTGCAAGTCAGCATATAATTATTCAGCTTACTGGGCACCGTCACCGACACACACGATGCCAAATACAATCCTTGCAGCGGGTTATAAGGTTGCATCAGTAGACTTAATAGGAAAGTCATTGATGCTGCAGAGACAATAG
- a CDS encoding TfoX/Sxy family protein has protein sequence MNEFNEFVREIFSAAGDIVIRSMMGGYLIYFNGKLIGDICDNELFLKRTPTSDKLLADSELRYPYEGSKTLMYAFDRFEDMDLITELLKGMYAELPEKKPKKAK, from the coding sequence GTGAATGAATTTAATGAATTTGTTCGTGAGATTTTTTCTGCAGCAGGTGATATTGTCATAAGATCCATGATGGGCGGCTACCTTATATATTTTAACGGTAAGCTGATAGGTGACATTTGCGATAATGAACTATTTTTAAAGAGAACGCCGACATCGGACAAACTTCTTGCAGACTCAGAATTGCGTTATCCGTATGAGGGTTCAAAGACATTGATGTATGCATTCGACAGATTTGAGGATATGGATTTGATTACTGAGCTACTGAAAGGTATGTATGCGGAACTGCCAGAAAAGAAACCCAAGAAAGCTAAATGA
- a CDS encoding DNA polymerase I, translating to MQQRVDEMEVFVKEHDVITEYSEVLVRRLIEKVTTFEKNIVVDFKSGVRVTVEI from the coding sequence TTGCAACAACGGGTTGATGAGATGGAAGTCTTTGTAAAAGAACACGATGTCATCACCGAGTATAGCGAAGTGCTTGTTCGAAGGTTGATTGAGAAGGTCACCACTTTTGAAAAGAACATTGTTGTTGATTTCAAAAGTGGGGTGAGAGTGACTGTAGAAATTTAA